One stretch of Streptomyces sp. A2-16 DNA includes these proteins:
- the murA gene encoding UDP-N-acetylglucosamine 1-carboxyvinyltransferase, translated as MTVNGSDDVLLVHGGTPLEGEIRVRGAKNLVPKAMVAALLGSEPSRLRNVPDIRDVRVVRGLLQLHGVTVRPGEEPGELVMDPTHVESANVADIDAHAGSSRIPILLCGPLLHRLGHAFIPGLGGCDIGGRPIDFHFEVLRQFGATIEKRADGQFLEAPRRLRGTKITLPYPSVGATEQVLLTAVLAEGVTELSNAAVEPEIEDLICVLQKMGAIIAMDTDRTIRVTGVDRLGGYNHRALPDRLEAASWASAALATEGNIYVRGAQQRSMMTFLNTYRKVGGAFEIDDEGIRFWHPGGQLKSIALETDVHPGFQTDWQQPLVVALTQATGLSIIHETVYESRLGFTSALNQMGAHIQLYRECLGGSNCRFGQRNFLHSAVVSGPTKLQGADLVIPDLRGGFSYLIAALAAQGTSRVHGIDLINRGYENFMEKLVELGAKVELPGKALG; from the coding sequence ATGACCGTCAACGGCTCTGACGACGTACTGCTTGTCCACGGCGGAACCCCGCTGGAGGGCGAGATCCGTGTCCGCGGTGCGAAGAACCTCGTACCCAAGGCCATGGTCGCCGCCCTGCTGGGCAGCGAGCCGAGTCGACTGCGCAACGTTCCGGACATCCGTGACGTGCGTGTCGTACGCGGTCTGCTGCAACTGCACGGGGTGACGGTCCGTCCGGGTGAGGAACCGGGCGAGCTGGTGATGGACCCGACGCATGTCGAGAGCGCCAACGTCGCTGACATCGATGCCCACGCGGGTTCCTCGCGGATCCCGATCCTCCTGTGCGGCCCGCTGCTGCACCGCCTGGGCCACGCCTTCATCCCCGGCCTCGGCGGCTGCGACATCGGCGGCCGGCCCATCGACTTCCACTTCGAGGTGCTGCGGCAGTTCGGCGCGACGATCGAGAAGCGCGCGGACGGGCAGTTCCTGGAGGCGCCGCGGCGGCTTCGGGGTACGAAGATCACGCTGCCGTACCCGTCGGTGGGCGCGACCGAGCAGGTGCTGCTCACCGCGGTCCTCGCCGAGGGTGTCACCGAGCTCTCGAACGCGGCGGTGGAGCCGGAGATCGAGGACCTCATCTGCGTGCTGCAGAAGATGGGCGCCATCATCGCGATGGACACCGACCGAACCATCCGCGTCACGGGCGTGGACCGGCTCGGCGGCTACAACCACCGCGCCCTGCCGGACCGTCTGGAGGCCGCCTCCTGGGCGTCCGCGGCGCTGGCGACCGAAGGCAACATCTACGTCCGCGGCGCCCAGCAGCGCTCGATGATGACGTTCCTGAACACCTACCGGAAGGTGGGCGGTGCCTTCGAGATCGACGACGAGGGCATCCGGTTCTGGCACCCCGGTGGCCAGTTGAAGTCCATCGCGCTCGAAACGGACGTGCACCCGGGCTTCCAGACGGACTGGCAGCAGCCGCTGGTGGTCGCCCTCACGCAGGCCACGGGACTGTCGATCATCCACGAGACGGTGTACGAGTCCCGCCTCGGCTTCACCTCCGCGCTCAACCAGATGGGTGCTCACATCCAGCTGTACCGCGAGTGCCTGGGTGGCTCGAACTGCCGCTTCGGCCAGCGCAACTTCCTCCATTCGGCGGTCGTCTCGGGCCCCACCAAGCTCCAGGGCGCCGACCTGGTCATCCCGGACCTCCGAGGCGGCTTCTCGTACCTCATCGCCGCCCTCGCGGCCCAGGGCACGTCCCGCGTCCACGGCATCGACCTCATCAACCGCGGCTACGAGAACTTCATGGAGAAGCTCGTCGAGCTGGGCGCGAAGGTCGAACTGCCGGGCAAGGCACTCGGCTAG
- a CDS encoding HU family DNA-binding protein, protein MNRSELVAALADRAEVTRKDADAVLAAFAETVGEIVAKGDEKVTIPGFLTFERTHRAARTARNPQTGDPIQIPAGYSVKVSAGSKLKEAAKGK, encoded by the coding sequence ATGAACCGCAGTGAGCTGGTGGCCGCGCTGGCCGACCGCGCCGAGGTGACCCGCAAGGACGCCGACGCCGTTCTGGCCGCGTTCGCCGAGACCGTCGGCGAGATTGTCGCCAAGGGTGACGAGAAGGTCACCATCCCCGGCTTCCTGACCTTCGAGCGCACCCACCGTGCCGCTCGCACCGCGCGCAACCCGCAGACCGGCGACCCGATCCAGATCCCGGCCGGCTACAGCGTCAAGGTTTCGGCGGGCAGCAAGCTCAAGGAAGCCGCCAAGGGCAAGTAA